The Plasmodium yoelii strain 17X genome assembly, chromosome: 14 DNA segment agatatatttgctcttttaatatatcaatttagataaatattttctaaatgTTCTACATagttgttttttatattatatattctactaccatagttatcaatgtatatgcattcaaatgatttattaaaaattctatattttattaattctatgataaaacaatgataatataatatgaaataataaaaaaacatttaacgttaattgaatctttaactttttttccatttaccaaatttttataatataaaactacaatCCCCAATTGGatcattaacaaatatataatgtattattatgtcttttcgataaaattaatatttaattatatgaaggtttcacaatataacaatatttcaatattagttattggtAGATCATTTTActagattatatgtataggcatataatatTAACGCATCATaactataatataatttataattattagaacaaaatataatattaaactttattaatatacttatattttctcttttaactattttaaaatataacttatatatacttcaaatctttaaaatttaaaaatgaatagttattaatctaatattacacctttatagtaaatgaattaatgtatataaaacggcttctattaatacaaattaattttaatacaaaaagagaactgtaactacaattaaaacttcaaaaaatgCTAGAATCATAACAATCTTTAATAGataatgttatattgtcgattaTCGATCGGTATTATATGCATctatattggtaatatgtttaattaatcttaaaaatatatgcattaatTTGAAgccatattataatatagacAATTGTTCCAAATGAATAGAATTATATGTTATAGCCTCATATATAAGATTATTATATagttcagttggataacattatttaaattgaaataatatgatacaaataataagttttactaataaaatttccatcaaataaagaaatatattgtgtcatgcataattcaatgtACTCCCTGAGTAAcgagttttatataatatgcaattatgatatagaataatatgaattcatatatatccaatatctatattaacactcaattatatatattataacttatgaaaaaatgttatacacGCCATTTCATATTAGTTTATGTCCATTTTTGGTTCCATATTTGAACTTTTGAACTTTACCTCGTGATTGAACATATGTgatggtatatatatttaattattgttcaaattataaaaaatcaaataaagatataaccTAGaatattattcaaaaaataaccCATAGCACATAATCCTGACCCATAATATGGGTTCCCGAAAACCACGTTtgtaaattaattaaaaattcacAATTTTTTGTTACAAACTTCATTAGACCACCTTCACCTTTTACATATAGAACTCGTACACATAGCCATTTCCTAAGCTTTAGTGCAATCAAAACTTTATATCGTTCTAAATTTACCGTCCTTTAATTTCTTAGTTCGTCATAAATCAAAAAAGTAAAACACAAAATCAAGtaataaagtaaaaaaagtaaaaaaacataagatCGAGTAAATATTTCCTTTCTATTTTCCTTATATCATGCCCCTTTTGTTCAGGAACTCTTCCTCCTTATCCACATCCTCAAAGAGAACGTTGTCATCTTTATACAATGTATAGCCCATTCTATCTAAATCTATCAGTTGTGTCATACTCGGCATGATTGCAGTACTTCTCTTTCCTCCTATAAATTTCTTAAAATTTGTGTCACTTAATCTAGCATTTATAATTTCGTTGTACTCGTTTTTACTTTTCAGGTTTCGCAATAGTTTGTTCACCACCTTTAAAATTGGATCTACCGTTACTTTTTTCATAGTTTCTATTGTGAGTGTGGAATAGAAATTTTGGAAAGGTCTATGATAAGAACTGAAAAACCTTACTGGCATAATAAAGAAGTATACCACATTTGTATAGAATGCATACCAACGGAAAATAGTATAAACTGAAAACAGAAAACTAAATGAGGTAACCATGCCAAATATAAAATCTCTGCCAAGTGCATGCAATGGTCCTTTCTCTGGTGGTTCTTGTATAAACATATCGCTCGTCTGATCTTGTAGTTCGTTATAAAGTGGCCTTGGAAGCACTCTTCCACTTTCTAACCATAGAAGAGTACCTATATGCATAGTGAAGTACATCGAAACATGGAAAAAAGTATTCTTAATAAATACATCACGCAAAAAGTCTGATCCCTTTGGAAATTGCTTCACACCGTACCCCCTGAGCACACCAAAGTATGCGATAATTGCTAAATATTTCTTTCCTAAGTATTGTGACTTCTTCTCAATGGAATAGCTGTTCGCCGATGCAATTGCTTGATTCTCACACAGCATCTTCATATTATTAAGATTAAGCATTCCGTATATTTGTGCTGTAAATCCAAAATAATTCgcaaaaataaaagtttttCCATAACGCAATTGTGTAATGGGTTTCTTCGCATACAATGGCATCAAGCTGTTCGTTATGGTGTCAATTATGCTACcataatatgcatatgcatatgtGAAATAAGCATTCTCATTCGCAGATAACTCAATTAATTTCGTCTTCGTATACTCTTTGTCCAACTTATCAagatttttgtttatttttattgagaATGTTGTATGAAGAGCGGAATATAGCGTCTTCGCCAAAAACTTGGATTTCATGCTATTGTCAAGTTCATTAAATCGTTCCTCTTTACTTAATCGCGAGTAGTACTTCGAAACGTTTAGCATGAAAATGTTGCTAATGCTCTGCAAAGGaaacaaaattatacaaaattacatataaaatacGCACAATATCACACAAATATGCACACGAATAAATCGTTCAAATAACACAATTTCGTACCGTCGAGTCGTTACGCCTGTGAGATCCAGCGCTGATCTCGAGTTTCTTGCACAACAAGTACAGCGTCTGTAGGAATGTCACATCACTGAATGTCTTTTTGTTTGCTTTATAAACGGATACTAATTCTTCACTCACTTCTTTTAAGTACTCTTTGTTCAGCCTAAACCCGTAAATCATACCATATTTGTAAAAGTTGTAAGCATTTCCTGGTGTATAATGAAACATAAAATTAAACCTTTCAGTCATTCTGCGCAATTTTGGAACtaatgataaatatttatttataatgaatGGTTCtgcaaaaaaaattgtatctTTATAATGCTTTAAGTATAATTCGTACGAATCTCTCATCATCATTACTTTACTACTTATGTTAAATGTATCATGCAATTCTATCAAATTCTTTATATGCCTCTGTTTAAAATAAGATTCGTAACcacttttaatatatctcTTAAATACTTCTACTAATTCGTCAAATTTAGGAGCTACAAATCTTTGTGAACGTGGTTTTCTATAAAGCTCAGCTTTTCTAGATGGATCATCGTAATGTAAAAAGAAGTATCCTGAAGAAATTTGAAAACACCATTGAACTAATTGAGATTCAAGATCCCTAGACAAAGGGTTTTTTCTGAATGTTCCAAGTACTGGCTCATTTAATGCGTGGAAAAAATCTAGTTGCATAAAAGAGTTTACGTGTATAACGTATTGCACGACATTTTTCATCTTTTCAATTGTATCGGGTTTTAATAAGCCTTCCAACACTAAAAAGAAGCATGCAATATATCTTATAGAAAATTCATATCAAATTGAGCGCACATAAAATTGTAGAAAATTCACAACATAGTTTACCTGATAATAGATTCGGAGCTACGTGTGCTTTTATAAATAAGGTATAAGCTCTCTTTATGCAAGATGGGTACCAATGATCTGTCACCATTGTTTGAACAGGTGTGTCTTCATCTTTCAATTCCATATACATAGCTTCACTCACAGTTGTTTCATGAATATCTGCAAAAAAGcaaaattttcaaattttagtacacatatttttctatatcaatatttaaaaagaactatttttattttttgtgatTACTTTTATAGCTTGTTAATCGgaggaaaaataaaaatgtgtaccaatttaaatcatttgataaaaagTTATCATATTCgtcataaatattaatattgctCACTATATTTCCTAGCATTTTAGCTTCAATTACTTTTGTaacataattataaaatttgttaacCATTGATAAgttgttttcatttttccaAGTTATAATATCGAAAGTTCCTTTGCACATGTTACATTTTGATACTATTTTTTCTTCCTTAATTGATAATTTCTTTGATTTCTTTGAAGAGTTTTTTTGATCATATGCGTTACATTTCACAACACCTACAAATGTCAACAACGTTTATGCATCCATAGATACAAAAATAACTTATACATCCATATATGAATCATATATACGAATATATACATCCATATGTGTGAATCATgtatcataaaatattaaaattacattttattaaatttttgaaTTGCTCCTTCAAAGTTTGTTCATCTTCAAAGGCGAGTTGGATCGCTGCAAAGGAAGGAAATCAAAGATATTAACACATATAACGAATAAACTAGAACAAATAAACCATAACGAATAAAATAGacatgaatatattttagttACTATTGTAGTATCCGGGTAGGTACAAAGATCCTACATATGCATCAATTTCGTTatctacaaaaaaaataaaatagaagaaatataaatagcaaaacaacaaaataaataatgtgaTATCATACTAGATACATCGAGACTTACTCAATATTCCGGCTAGGTTGTAGAAGTGCGTGTACACTATTTGCTTTGGGGAAAAATCCATATAATTGTTCGAAAAA contains these protein-coding regions:
- a CDS encoding cytoadherence linked asexual protein, putative, with the translated sequence MVSIRNITEITLVALGVIIGNAFCHSAEDNIKELKYMLDNKNLYDNLMKLQRELIMSLESDKIKFPKATSESREYFDISKFKVINCNDGDETGSSVECVVPEERTGLEDIIKYENIAKSEGIKMYNGENSSLIKRKMIIIRGLKIAKLMVLGMNLYKETNDFKKAIKGVNDALYGEVVSNNDGLNELGGSGDHLDMLIHDVDKKTLFESDNGFFTTDGTFEFGDNLDMIARKHRIGLFHLIGPHFPALGHFITLSLALKNYENFFEKGKGHFISWQKLLSFNMSDRFKALDLMCNVEGTYDIKKKRRITYLEQNRKGAFDECNILEFLIHYFNKYQLSLISRTYGDEFQSYYLLEHKDMKEEFFRFMCDSSKNCNIYNSSIFLSNENDDSKIVLKNMKSFNVSAPFNVKDNFSVFSNNYMDFSPKQIVYTHFYNLAGILNNEIDAYVGSLYLPGYYNTIQLAFEDEQTLKEQFKNLIKCVVKCNAYDQKNSSKKSKKLSIKEEKIVSKCNMCKGTFDIITWKNENNLSMVNKFYNYVTKVIEAKMLGNIVSNINIYDEYDNFLSNDLNWYTFLFFLRLTSYKNIHETTVSEAMYMELKDEDTPVQTMVTDHWYPSCIKRAYTLFIKAHVAPNLLSVLEGLLKPDTIEKMKNVVQYVIHVNSFMQLDFFHALNEPVLGTFRKNPLSRDLESQLVQWCFQISSGYFFLHYDDPSRKAELYRKPRSQRFVAPKFDELVEVFKRYIKSGYESYFKQRHIKNLIELHDTFNISSKVMMMRDSYELYLKHYKDTIFFAEPFIINKYLSLVPKLRRMTERFNFMFHYTPGNAYNFYKYGMIYGFRLNKEYLKEVSEELVSVYKANKKTFSDVTFLQTLYLLCKKLEISAGSHRRNDSTSISNIFMLNVSKYYSRLSKEERFNELDNSMKSKFLAKTLYSALHTTFSIKINKNLDKLDKEYTKTKLIELSANENAYFTYAYAYYGSIIDTITNSLMPLYAKKPITQLRYGKTFIFANYFGFTAQIYGMLNLNNMKMLCENQAIASANSYSIEKKSQYLGKKYLAIIAYFGVLRGYGVKQFPKGSDFLRDVFIKNTFFHVSMYFTMHIGTLLWLESGRVLPRPLYNELQDQTSDMFIQEPPEKGPLHALGRDFIFGMVTSFSFLFSVYTIFRWYAFYTNVVYFFIMPVRFFSSYHRPFQNFYSTLTIETMKKVTVDPILKVVNKLLRNLKSKNEYNEIINARLSDTNFKKFIGGKRSTAIMPSMTQLIDLDRMGYTLYKDDNVLFEDVDKEEEFLNKRGMI